GGTCTCATCATCATCAATCAATTGCTGAAACTGTTCTTCAACGCCGCTCTTTGATATAATAACTCCGCTACCACTTTGTCGTAAGTCATTCAAGATAACGcttgaattattattattgtccTCGTCAATGCCGTCGCGATTGGCAGAAATTAACGGTTTCAAATCGATGTCTTGCGTCTGAACGATTTCCatattatttttcagaatGTGATTCAATGATTCGTGGCGCAAATCACAAATGCCATTTTCCGAATCCATATAGTGGTGGTTCGGACGCATGAAATCCAATGTTGTTGGTTTGAGCAGCACTTGTTTCAGGTCGTACGAATCCAATTCGTTATCCTTTAGATGTTCGCGagattttaaaatgttcatgTTAAATGATTTCAATGAAACTCTTTTGCGGTACTTGCGATCGATATAATGTGGGACATTTATTGCGTCCATTTTCCATATTTATATTGTGTGATCATTTCcttaaaaatgaacatttttgagGATTCAAACTTAGTTGTAGGTTTTAATTGATAACTATTTCTTAACCGACACGAATTGGGACAGATTTATCACTAAAAAAACATATAGTTCGCTGTACGTCAAACGGATTCAGTTTGTAAACCTATTTAGAACAACAATTTACAATTAGACTAAAAGAAGAAGttgcaacaataaaataaattcgagaGGAACTTAAATACGATCACTTAAACGTACGAGAAATTCATTCGTAAAACTACAAACTTTCCGCAGCAATATAACAACGATGCGTACGTATTGAAGATCACATGTACACTGGATACCGATTTCATGGCCTAAAGGtatttagaatttatcttATACGCTTGCTGTTGGAACTGGTGTGGTGTGGAATTCCGGTTTCTGCATTATCTTAAAgtcttttttgaatttcattctcAAATCATCCGAACAATGTTCTGATCAGTGTATGTTACGTACATGTACGTATATACATACTGGCGTGTGTAGATATACTGCATTGCGATCATATTTTTACATTGATGATTATGCCCATTTGCGATTTTCGTTGGATTATTTGCGCGATTTTTTTAGCGATATTTAGAGGTGAGCAAAAGGAAGCCGATGTGGTGCTGACGATGATCAAATTTGTCATCCGActtattatttgttttgtaGAGCATTTCGAAACGGCTGATCATCTGTTCTAgatgaaaataagcgatgaccACTCGCTAATTGTTCCTTCATAGAAAGATCTAATTTGTTGAAACCAATCAATCACTCCTGAGAGAATGTACTCGCTTACTGATGGAGTAGGATTCACACTTTCACCTTTCCGAAACagctagtcatctgttgtcgacgaCGATGACAAAAGTAAGCGATATGCTCTGAGGTGTATCctattatatagcaaaatgtgtggatgaacaaatgaagtataagatttgatttaaaaagaATGACAGATTTGATGACTATAAATCGCAATCAGTTttccgtttctaaaaggttaataGATGGGAGGTGTTACCTGTTTATGGGAAGTGACGATTTTGTATTTAACGTACATAACCCAGGTACTCTATGCTCAAAACCGGATTTTAGGTTACGCTCCTTCTCcttcagaaaaagaaactcGAACGACAGAAAGAGGAAGTTAGGCCAAACCCTTTATAAGTGCAATATCTTCTGGGcttcacaaattttcttatGTTAGTGCCGCGTAGACGGTAGAATATatgttaaaaccaatgaagtaaaagatttttttcgatCTGTCTTTTTAAATCGAAACTAGGAAGTGGTACTGAACATGCACGTGCCGCGTAGACGATACACTAATTATCATCTCTAAGCTTAGAACCTtccttaaaatttttcttagaaTGTGTAgacccctgcgaaaatgaaatgtcaGTGTTAACATTGAAATCAATTCTCGGCAAGTAAACAATGGCCGAAACGTTTCCAGTGTTCAAGTTGGGTATATTAGTGATCAAACAATTAAGCAGACCGATTGCTAATGTGATCAAGGACAAAGCCAAGGAAAATCAATACTTTCGTCAATACGTGGCTATGCCTCCTGCATATTGTAAGTCTACAATCAGTTGATTGTATATATGCATTTACTCCCTCTGTGCTAAAATGTTTTGATATTCATCCCACAGTTTACAATTGGGTGAATGTTAAGGTTCGTATGTGGTCCCTTAATCTGGGAAAACCTACAAATATACCGCAACTGAACGAGACAATGGCTATAGAACTTGGTTCAACGCTTCTAGGGGAGATAATACTCTTCGCAGTACCTGCAACAATCCTAGTTTTTGAATATATAAGGTTCAAGACAAGTCCGCACTCCCTGAGCAGCTTAATGCATCCAAAATGCTTACAGACAATCTCGGAAGGAGGCAAGAAAACAGGAGGAGATTCTAATCGAAAAATTGGAACTTGTCAatacaataaacaatttagAGATTCATGTGGAGCGACAAGACGTGCAGTTAAAGAGAATAAAGAAAACACTTGAGGATTTAGGTTTGTGATAGATATTCTTACCATTTATgctaaaattatttcaattcgGTTAGCGCCCAAACGATGGTCTCATAACAATACAATGAACGATCAGTTCGACGGTTCTCCACTGCATTTGAAAAGATTACCTTTGCCTgaacattaaatttattgtcaaaTGATATCAATAAGAATTTGAAGACTACGCTAATGTTATTACCATTAAAATGACATATTATTTCAAAAGGAAAGTTAAGGACTGCCGTTATATTAGCAATGACCACAATCCCTCAGTTAGTTTAAAAAGAACAATTATTTATCGAACTAACATCACATAGACAATATAAATATCATCTTACAATGCCGATCCCACGCCGACCACACTTCACCGACTAAAGAAACTAGAGAGTCCAGAAATAACATCAAAATATGATAACGAATCCAGGTCGTTGACTTAAACATTTACCTTGCGTAATGTAAGCTAAGATAATATGGTATATGTGGTGCATGACACTTGCTGCTATTGTTGTGTTTCGCGAGATAAATTTAGCGCGCGGGTATAGTTGACCATTTATGTACGAATTCTCATCGATAAAATATGAACGTCGAAGATGGTATGAAAAATAAGTCCCACGCGCGGCATAGGGCTTGTTACGGTTTTTAGTGGCGTCGTGCAACTGATATGTCCTGATTATGATGAATATTTTActgtttaataatttttagacAGGCGGTGTAGCCACTCGTACACCATTAACCTATACCCATGTTGGGCCCACATCGCACACATTTGATTAGGTATCCCGTAATTGATAATGGCAACTATACATTTCTtctcgtttttcttttgtattcaTTGTAAATAGCTTTCCGCATTGCTACCGTTGTCGTGTTTATGGTGTTtattttagcgaattataCATGCATTTTTTGGAGTTACTCGAGCCTTTATACACATTATAAAATACTGTTGATCAGCGGAATATGAATGCGCGCATAATGTAGGCGATATTATAAAGTGGTCAATTATGTGCATTATTGTATGTGCTTTTTGTGTCCATTGATTACGTTTCGGAATTGAATGGGAGCACGTATGGTAGTAAATGGGAATAatgcataaaatgaaaattattgataAATCGGTGGCACTGTTTTTCAGctttattcaaattcaatttacataTTAAGGTAAATTCGCCAccatttgtttattgtttatcTTGGAAAGTGTATCAATTACATTGCAGAAAACTCAATGCAGTTTATAAGTAATTAATTAGGCTGACCGAGGTCATATTTACTAGATAGTGTGAGAAGCCAggtttgataaaatttattaaaatgtaaaattgcaattgaacttttttttaatttggctGCATAATAAAAGGTAGACCTAAACTGTAccgattttttgtaattattttatgcaaattatggCATTTATTTGAGACATTCGATAGGTTTTGTATGATGACGCATCAATTTTCCTTCAGTTACTAATTTAcattctcaaaatttttcataattttctttccttCTCACTCCTTCccaagtgaaaaaaaaaactctcacAAATGTCTCAATCTGTCGAAATCGGATATCTCAAGTatcatttaatctagaagaaCAATAGATTTTGAGACTTGAGATATCTAATTTCGACAGATTTAGACTTGGAGATATCTcccttcaaaatttttttcactttaaaaCCGACCAGTCATCTTTTGTCGACACCGTCAATGAAACTAAGCGAATAGCTCTGGTGCTTCTATATAGGAAAACGTGTgaaaaaactaatgaagtagtagatttttcATCAAACAAGTGACTATACCGACGATATATTGAAGGAAAGAAGAAACTGATTTAATACGGCGATGTGATAAATAATGGTGTGTGATTTCATTTGAGTATATTtgaatagctattttcatagcaAGGGCCTAaagtagttatttatgtacTGGACAACTGAAATAAGAGATAAGTTGCCATGAATTTTGTTATGGTCAGTTTTACCCGAACGATATATTCTGTCGGAAACAGTTATTTCTTTACAGAggggaaaaagttggaaatttcatattAAGGGTGTCGCTATGCTCTGGTCACAAGACACCCTagagaataaaattttctgctttttCCTCGAGGttaacacaacgtttttcacaacaaaggtaCCCGAAGGCTGAAGTGAGAAAATGGCTATTTACAAAGGTTTAGAATACATTTTTCCATGACTGATCAAATtcaatatggtgaatgtgaagtgtgtaattttcaagtaaattggtGTGTTTTATCTATTTGAGTTGGATTGTACACAAAACAT
This region of Bradysia coprophila strain Holo2 chromosome IV, BU_Bcop_v1, whole genome shotgun sequence genomic DNA includes:
- the LOC119066860 gene encoding putative OPA3-like protein CG13603; translated protein: MAETFPVFKLGILVIKQLSRPIANVIKDKAKENQYFRQYVAMPPAYFYNWVNVKVRMWSLNLGKPTNIPQLNETMAIELGSTLLGEIILFAVPATILVFEYIRQSRKEARKQEEILIEKLELVNTINNLEIHVERQDVQLKRIKKTLEDLAPKRWSHNNTMNDQFDGSPLHLKRLPLPEH